DNA from Rosa rugosa chromosome 6, drRosRugo1.1, whole genome shotgun sequence:
AGTCACTACTCACTAATAGTTTGAAGCGAAGCATATCCTCTAGTAGTTTAAAGCATATATTGTAGATATCTTTTGAACCAATAATGGAAACAATGAGATTAAGATCCTTTCCTGAACCTTTTCAGCAATATCAACAAAATGAGTTTGACATGGTTATGTTTCTTTTCTTATGCATTCTAAGGTGTATAAGCTGACTAAGCAGGGTTAAGGTACAATCAAGATGAGGTGGAGGTAAGctacttccaagttccaacacGACAAAGATGTTGTCAACAACGGTGATGGAGACAGATTCTGCAACATCTACTGGAAATCGATACACCCACAAGAATTTTCAGTCGAGGACAGAGAAAATACATGTAAATTTTGACTCATAGATGATCACCTAAAGCTTAAAACAAAACAGGATGCTACCGAGTCCCTTAACAGGTACCTCCAACACAGTGCGTAAATCCAAAAGCTGGTGAAGCCTAACTCTGTCTGATAGACTCGCCGCATTCAGGAATGCACTCTTTTGATGGAGACCAAATTCCAACAAATACGGATATCGACTTCTCGAACGCAGAATCTTGTAGACCTCAGCCTGCACAACATTAAAATAAAGTTAATAGTGAATCAGTGACCATCTTGGACTTTTGaagagcaaaaacaaaaaaagtccAGATTGGTAACCCATAAACTGTGGGGGAGAACACTTGCATGGTATTAATAGTGCTTACCTCTGCCCTCAGAACAACCTCCTCATTGACTACACGGAACATGATTTGAGTAATTGTCACGGTGGCACGAACTGAAATGATGCATAGTAGACCAGTAAGCAGCATATACAACATGTTATGAAGCAACAGAAAAATTAAACGCCCATTAAACCAGTGGCTGATCCAAAGTAAACCACACAGTGCTCCTGTAAACCCATTGCTAGAAATTTCTCAACAAAAAGTAGTGCAGCCACTAACCATGCATTAACCAAACCAACAAATTCAATCCGAAagcatatgtgtgtgtacattaAAGAAAATGAGCACATAAGTGCAAACTGTGTAGCAAACAAGATGTATAAGGTCGAGAACTTGACTCTTCAATTAGCAAATTGGATATACAGAAGCTTATAATATTGGGGTATTTGCAGGAAAATCCCCTTCGATCTGCAAGTAGTTTGTCTTGTGACAAAAAATTTATATACTTGGATATATATAGACTTGTCTTGGACTCTTTCACCAGCAATCCCTTCCAACAATAAAAGGAGCAATCTCTGGACGTCAAACAAACACAACATCTTAAAACTTATCCAATTCAcaattaactaattaactgaGAAGTGCCAATTATGTATTACTAGTGCCAATTCACACATTGAAATCCTGCTCTAGTTCATCACAATGGGAAGGATACCAGATACGGATAGGATACCCTGATTTAGACTAGTCGAAAATACACCCGACAACGTAAAACAAACAGCACAACTTACATTATAGAAAATAGGGATTTTGGGCAAAATTGGTTGTTAGACATAGAAAATTGTACATGAAAAAGAATATAGAGAAACGCTGGATCAACTAATTAACTGATATATTACTCATCTAATGTTACACTAGTAAAATTAATCTCACATCTAAATCTGCCACAATCTATATAAAAGTACCTGCAAACCCATACAAGCTCAAAGAATTGATAAGTTGCTTAAAAGTCTCCGTCGGCATCTCAATGCTGAGTTGATAACTGTAGTCTGACCAATCTAACGTCGCCAGAAAACCGGGATAGGAGCAAATGAGCGGTATCTCAGAGCTGTGCGCGGCAAAACCTTCCTCTGAAACAAATTGAAGCTAAACAATTTGAAACAAAACCGAATTGAAAAATCTGAAACCCTAACCCCAAATTCTTGAAATTAGTTTACTTACTGTTCCTCAGAGAATAGAGCAAGGCGCTGTGCCTGTACTTCTCTCCGGAGAAGCATGCAGAAACACCATCACAACCGTTGACGGTGGTGGCGGCGATTCGGTCCTCCAAGAGGCGGAGGTTGAGGCGGAGCACATGGTCCTTGTGGCAGCGAAGGGCGGCGAAGGTCGCACGCGGCAGTTCGAGATAGGCGTCAAGATGAGGCGGGAAAGAGGTTGTGGATGCTATGACATGCTGATCGGAGATTCAGAGTCTGCTTCCTCCTCcgatgacgacgacgacgacatggtgatcggggagagagagagagagagagtttgttATTTCTAGTTTTGTGTGACTAACTGACTTTGGGCATTTCGGTTTTGGCGGTGTGTATTATTTAAACTTTTGCCCCCGAGTTTCTAAGAATTTCAGGTGCTTTCCATTAAATTGTTATATTTGCAAAGATACCCCGTATAGTTTTTGTAATTCTCACAATCCAGAGTGTTTTCCAAAATAAGCTCTATGCATGACTTTGTCTCGAGCTTCAGTCTAGCATAAGATCATATACAAAAAGTTTAACTGCTTAAGTACGTTTAGTACTTGTGTTTCGaacttgatcaaaaaaaaaaaaaagaggattgTTTACTACTTTGCACTTTAGAATGAGATTGTTTGT
Protein-coding regions in this window:
- the LOC133713394 gene encoding uncharacterized protein LOC133713394 encodes the protein MPTETFKQLINSLSLYGFAVRATVTITQIMFRVVNEEVVLRAEAEVYKILRSRSRYPYLLEFGLHQKSAFLNAASLSDRVRLHQLLDLRTVLEVPVKGLGSILFCFKL